A window from Pichia kudriavzevii chromosome 5, complete sequence encodes these proteins:
- a CDS encoding uncharacterized protein (PKUD0E04110; similar to Saccharomyces cerevisiae YDL070W (BDF2) and YLR399C (BDF1); ancestral locus Anc_4.262), which translates to MQVASEKHTLTEEDREQGLLKKQKIEEDQPQQATQVAQVDRKDQQDKQGQKESETQEPKTQESNTTSGPPLNPDGTPMVPAPKPPQEPDMDNLPANPMPPHQKKYALNSIKAIRRLKDAGPFLLPVDIVKLNIPFYYNYIPRPMDLSTIEKKITVNAYETPQQMIDDFNLMVNNCFKFNGKDAIISQMVRNIQASFEKHMLNMPSKDQPNRPKTGGKSMTRKANNDNSVPKIRRDHTSVLDSGRPKREIHPPKPKDMPYDIRPRKKKYQPELRYCQQILKDFHSKKHEGIVWPFLDPVDPVAMDCPNYFDIIKNPMDLSTIQNKLTNGEYETANDFEKDIRLMFTNCYTFNPEGTPVNMMGHRLEAVFNEKWAKRPQTPVSPSGSDDESEEEFDDNEEFNIDINSITDPTIEFLLANIDRMTQDLKRMRQEKYDQLKKDWLKKRQQKRGKKGRKYSTNSKGANKSFSKKKDVNMENDEVDDANIGSSNSSFYPKHVTYEMKKEISEAMQHVNEKMLKNVITIIREGVPDLQDDDEIELDMDILDNATLLRLYRYLVGGKNGKKQQKKSSENSEEEKIELLKQKLAQFESNGNNGGINGANNDDSSSSDDDSDDESSEEE; encoded by the coding sequence ATGCAAGTTGCCTCTGAGAAACATACTCTCACCGAAGAGGACAGAGAGCAAGGTCTGctcaagaaacaaaagattgAGGAGGATCAACCGCAGCAGGCTACACAGGTGGCGCAAGTTGACCGAAAGGATCAGCAGGACAAGCAGGGACAAAAGGAGTCGGAGACGCAAGAGCCAAAGACGCAAGAGTCAAACACTACCAGTGGTCCGCCGCTTAATCCCGATGGCACACCAATGGTTCCTGCGCCCAAGCCTCCTCAAGAGCCCGACATGGATAACTTGCCTGCGAATCCGATGCCTCCCCACCAGAAGAAGTATGCCCTTAATTCCATAAAGGCAATACGGAGACTGAAAGATGCAGGACCTTTCCTCCTACCGGTGGATATTGTAAAACTAAACATTCCTTTCTATTATAATTATATTCCGAGACCGATGGACTTgtcaacaattgaaaagaaaatcacCGTTAATGCATACGAGACTCCTCAACAAATGATTGACGATTTCAATTTAATGGTGAACAattgtttcaaattcaatggTAAGGATGCAATCATTTCACAAATGGTTAGAAACATCCAAGCCAGTTTTGAGAAACATATGCTAAATATGCCATCAAAGGATCAACCAAATAGACCTAAAACAGGTGGTAAATCAATGACTCGTAAGGCCAACAATGATAATAGTGTACCGAAAATTAGAAGGGATCATACATCTGTTTTGGATAGTGGAAGACCAAAGAGGGAAATCCATCCTCCTAAACCTAAAGATATGCCATATGATATTCGAccaagaaagaagaagtatCAACCTGAATTGAGATACTGTCAACAAATCTTGAAGGATTTCCATTCAAAGAAGCATGAAGGTATAGTTTGGCCCTTTTTAGATCCCGTTGATCCTGTTGCTATGGATTGTCCTAATTATTTTGATATAATTAAAAATCCAATGGATTTATCTaccattcaaaacaaattaaCTAATGGTGAATATGAGACTGCAAATGATTTCGAAAAAGATATAAGATTAATGTTTACCAATTGTTATACTTTTAATCCTGAAGGCACACCTGTCAATATGATGGGACATCGTTTAGAGGCTGTATTCAATGAGAAATGGGCCAAGAGGCCTCAAACCCCTGTTTCCCCCTCTGGTTCTGATGATGAgagtgaagaagaatttgatgacAATGAAGAGTTCaatattgatatcaatTCTATTACGGATCCAACAATAGAATTCCTATTGGCAAATATCGATAGAATGACACAAGATTTAAAGAGAATGCGTCAAGAGAAGTATGACCAACTAAAGAAGGATTGGTTAAAGAAGCGCCAACAAAAACGTGGTAAAAAGGGTAGAAAGTATTCAACCAATTCAAAGGGTGcaaataaatcattttcaaagaagaaggatgTTAATATGGAAAATGATGAAGTAGATGATGCTAATATTGGTTCCAGTAATTCCTCATTCTATCCGAAGCACGTGACCTATgagatgaagaaggaaatATCGGAAGCTATGCAACATGTTAATGAaaagatgttgaagaatgtCATTACTATCATCCGAGAGGGTGTACCGGATCTCCAAGATGACGATGAGATTGAGCTCGATATGGATATCTTAGACAATGCTACACTACTAAGACTGTACAGATATCTCGTTGGTGGTAAAAATGGTAAGAAgcaacaaaagaagagcAGTGAGAATTCAGAGGAGGAAAAGATTGAACTTTTAAAGCAGAAGCTAGCCCAGTTTGAAAGCAATGGTAACAATGGTGGGATCAATGGAGCCAATAACGACGATAGTAGCAGTAGTGACGATGACAGTGACGATGAGAGttctgaagaagaataa
- a CDS encoding uncharacterized protein (PKUD0E04120; similar to Saccharomyces cerevisiae YMR301C (ATM1); ancestral locus Anc_5.20) has translation MWSRRLVFTPTLPRTSRVPTSLFFIKPFTPLTNVSNPLIHLRLASSSNKTTSNTSTSANKPNLVTNSKQARAAPSLPSVSQLKIIADLLAYLWPKDKPWVKFRVVTALSLLISAKLLNVQVPFFFKSIIDQMNVDWQSLSDSMTSNLPDSALTNAIVENAPIVPPAIGALILAYGLSRFGAVLFGELRNAIFASVAQGTIKSVAKNTFVHLLNMDLSYHLSRQTGGLTRAIERGTKGISYVLTAMVFHIIPITFEISVVCGILTYNYGASFAAVTLLTMLAYTIFTIRTTTWRTGFRRAANKADQQAASVALDSLINYEAVKIFNNEALQAKKYDAALSKYRDESIKVGTSLAFLNSGQNFIFTTALTAMMYMACQGVVAGSLTVGDLVLINQLVFQLSVPLNFLGSVYRELKQSLLDMEALFKLQKQPIKIKSKPNALPIKVDKGEIKFENVDFSYVEGRKILNGCSFTIPAGKKVAIVGPSGSGKSTILRLLFRFYDIDPSKKSSIQIDGQDIRDVDLDSLRREIAVVPQDTPLFNASLLENLRYAKPNASDEEINDIIYRVKLDNLIRSLPEGVHTMVGERGLMISGGEKQRVAIGRAVLKDSPIIGLDEATSALDTSTEQEILNTLKDILANEKVRRTSIWVAHRLRTIMDADKIIVLKQGTVVEEGTHKELIAKGGEYAKMWEIQEVWEEEDVDILEEEAKEKREEKEQQETK, from the coding sequence ATGTGGTCACGTCGGCTGGTGTTTACTCCGACTCTTCCTAGAACATCGAGGGTCCCAACCTCTctatttttcatcaaaccATTCACTCCTTTAACAAATGTCTCTAATCCGCTCATACATTTGAGATTGGCTTCTTCATCTAACAAGACAACTTCAAATACTAGTACTAGTGCCAACAAACCAAACTTAGTCACAAACTCAAAACAGGCAAGGGCAGCACCTTCCTTACCTAGTGTCTCCCAGCTGAAAATTATTGCCGATTTATTGGCTTATCTGTGGCCAAAGGATAAACCTTGGGTTAAATTCAGAGTAGTTACGGCTTTGTCTCTATTGATTTCCGCAAAGTTACTCAATGTCCAGGTCCCATTCTTCTTTAAGTCAATCATCGACCAGATGAATGTAGATTGGCAATCGTTATCTGATTCAATGACTTCCAATTTGCCGGATTCCGCCTTGACCAACGCCATTGTGGAAAATGCTCCAATAGTTCCACCTGCTATAGGTGCCCTTATTTTGGCTTATGGATTGTCTAGATTTGGTGCCGTATTATTTGGTGAATTGAGAAATGCAATCTTTGCCTCTGTTGCTCAAGGTACCATCAAATCCGTTGCCAAAAACACCTTTGTCCACTTATTAAACATGGATTTATCTTATCATCTATCCAGACAAACCGGTGGCTTGACAAGAGCTATCGAAAGAGGTACAAAGGGTATCTCCTATGTCTTAACAGCAATGGTTTTCCACATTATTCCAATCACTTTTGAGATTTCGGTTGTTTGTGGTATTTTGACCTATAATTATGGTGCTTCATTTGCAGCAGTCACTTTATTGACAATGTTAGCATATACCATCTTCACCATCAGAACAACAACATGGAGAACAGGGTTCAGACGTGCTGCCAATAAGGCTGATCAACAAGCTGCATCTGTGGCCCTTGATTCGTTGATAAACTATGAAGCTGTTaagattttcaacaatgagGCATTACAAGCGAAAAAGTATGATGCGGCATTGTCTAAATACAGGGATGAATCCATTAAAGTTGGTACGTCTCTAGCATTTTTAAATTCAGGTCAAAATTTTATCTTTACAACTGCATTAACGGCAATGATGTATATGGCCTGCCAAGGTGTAGTTGCTGGTTCTCTAACCGTTGGTGATTTAGTCTTAATTAACCAATTGGTGTTCCAGTTATCTGTCCCACTAAATTTCTTAGGTTCTGTTTACCGTGAATTGAAACAGAGTTTATTAGATATGGAAGCTCTATTTAAATTACAGAAGCAACCAATTAAAATTAAGTCGAAGCCAAATGCTCTACCAATCAAAGTTGATAAGGGTGAGATTAAATTTGAGAATGTTGATTTCTCCTACGTTGAAGGCAGAAAAATCTTGAATGGTTGTTCCTTCACAATCCCTGCCGGTAAAAAGGTGGCAATTGTGGGTCCATCAGGTAGTGGTAAATCGACAATCTTGAGGTTGTTGTTTAGATTCTATGATATCGATCCTTCTAAGAAGTCATCAATCCAAATTGACGGCCAAGATATCAGAGATGTGGATTTAGATTCATTGCGTAGAGAAATTGCAGTTGTTCCACAGGACACGCCTTTATTCAATGCTTCACTGTTGGAGAACCTAAGATATGCAAAACCTAATGCCAGCGAcgaagaaatcaatgatattATTTACCGTGTTAAATTGGATAATTTGATTCGGTCATTACCTGAAGGTGTTCATACGATGGTAGGTGAGAGAGGCTTGATGATATCAGGAGGTGAAAAGCAAAGGGTTGCAATTGGCCGTGCAGTCTTGAAAGATTCTCCAATTATTGGTTTAGATGAGGCAACCTCCGCATTGGATACAAGTACAGAGCAAGAGATTTTGAATACGTTGAAAGACATACTTGCGAATGAAAAAGTAAGGAGGACCTCCATTTGGGTTGCCCATAGATTAAGGACAATTATGGATGCCGACAAAATCATTGTTTTGAAGCAAGGTACcgttgttgaagaaggtaCCCATAAGGAATTGATTGCCAAGGGTGGCGAATATGCTAAGATGTGGGAAATTCAAGAAGTGTgggaggaagaagatgtcGATATTCTTGAAGAGGAAGCCAAGGAAAAAAGGGAGGAGAAGGAGCAACAAGAGACTAAATAA
- a CDS encoding uncharacterized protein (PKUD0E04130; similar to Saccharomyces cerevisiae YMR191W (SPG5); ancestral locus Anc_6.280): protein MLPRVVQELIQASRKTAREFRKALDDVAELLNERQLEQALRERGQPVKVPVRSRGNDSRHPLQRRHFSTSRNAKFNASNISLNFKSIRDVRLKQNNIRTRISVTNTLRAATYQAQPFRSPIRGCLFTRGPGSSLYNHFPRHNARMYSTFGPNMTHQVIENLSQSIRMLFIKGGETAQNMMTKESSFKVLNNDTFAEKDIELAGKVSDFSGLRENGCIVTFDLITPSIQYIPDSGFFDNDSSEKFHSIFESSMKHQEKVLNDVQLFRNNIGSTSFKFERKNDRNRLKFYVPSCDLMKMEYLLQEAGIQTAVVLVNRESPTSSFDNISNYSGPELVSDSDNDSVLSTDDDLSDYFASNSDERVSVLSSSNDYYDTLPSSMVVV, encoded by the coding sequence ATGTTACCGAGAGTGGTCCAGGAACTTATCCAGGCGTCGAGGAAGACAGCCAGGGAGTTCAGGAAGGCCCTAGACGATGTGGCGGAGCTGCTCAACGAGAGACAGTTGGAACAGGCGTTGCGAGAGAGGGGTCAACCGGTTAAAGTACCAGTGAGGTCAAGAGGCAACGATAGTAGACACCCACTGCAGAGAAGACATTTCTCCACTTCTAGGAACGCCAAGTTCAACGCCAGCaatatttctttgaacttCAAGAGTATCAGAGATGTTAGACTCAAACAGAATAATATTCGGACCAGAATATCGGTCACAAACACCCTAAGGGCAGCCACTTACCAAGCCCAGCCATTCAGAAGTCCGATTCGGGGTTGCCTTTTCACTAGAGGCCCAGGATCTTCTCTGTACAACCATTTCCCTAGACACAATGCCAGAATGTATTCTACCTTTGGTCCAAATATGACTCAtcaagttattgaaaacttatCTCAGAGTATTAGGATGCTTTTCATCAAGGGTGGAGAGACTGCGCAAAATATGATGACCAAAGAGTCTAGCTTCAAAGTCCTTAATAATGATACGTTTGCAGAGAAGGATATCGAATTGGCAGGGAAAGTATCGGATTTCTCTGGCTTGAGAGAAAATGGCTGTATTGTTACCTTTGACTTGATAACTCCATCGATACAGTACATTCCAGATTCAGGCTTCTTTGACAATGATTCATCAGAGAAGTTCCATTCTATCTTTGAGTCTTCAATGAAACACCAAGAAAAAGTTCTAAATGACGTTCAATTATTCCGTAATAACATTGGATCGACAAGTTTCAAATTCGAGAGAAAGAACGACAGAAACCGATTGAAGTTTTACGTTCCCAGTTGTGATCTAATGAAGATGGAATATCTATTACAAGAAGCTGGAATTCAAACAGCGGTGGTCTTGGTTAATAGAGAatctccaacttcttcctttgaCAATATATCCAATTATTCAGGCCCCGAACTTGTATCAGACTCAGATAACGATTCCGTTTTATCGACTGATGATGACTTATCAGATTACTTTGCATCTAATTCAGATGAGAGGGTGTCTGTTTTGTCTTCATCTAATGACTATTACGATACACtaccttcttcaatggtAGTTGTATAA
- a CDS encoding uncharacterized protein (PKUD0E04140; similar to Saccharomyces cerevisiae YMR192W (GYL1) and YPL249C (GYP5); ancestral locus Anc_6.281) — MEQERIDTSTSKDSNTSFASAMDNTGTSLSGTNEEERGTVRNETGEQGNSDQSGTSQEHEKEENVDEEDEDLFAAYEIDHPVSQPGNEETEAANASEHIQLEGSRDEQEVQTKEEDSSSVKPDLPPRDTTTDVPVSTGKPDLPPRDVTNMPRSEEASEVDAEKDDQYTANTSVESEHPSVIVNTRRNNIAGVPKTPTWFDFEHAGTDMYTSTLDSLSSPVNMNMAYTRFQENEDKLLQKEPVERDDIMHSRDSLKKTFNEIKTGVSITQNEQLINQIDWEFWSEVFNDYSSIVKNKQSELRKNITKGIPMELRGMAWQIICDSNSMRLKEFFINTRNSRSDFEKLIRRDLARTRFIKDAQIRDKIEELFSIIKTYSLYDHEVGYTQGMAFITVPLLMNMEPDAAFCMLVRLMFTYGFRELYLPEMPGLHLRIYQFDRLMEDTLPELYNHLENQNIKSSMYAIQWFMTLFAYKFPLDMVLRIYDVVVAEGLESILKFALNLMMKNEQHLLTLKFDSLLDFLKEKIFYYYQETPNPNEETANEATYQIDKFISDAMEINILPLTLQRYTTEFDEIDKLEKLREEQAKDLQSQNGLLTKEIRKIEALYAVLNKEHVEIADEMIQGKIKIGSLEEENQFLKEQIEQLETRLANLKANSDTKVDFTTSTKEIGTGLDEEIQSAMEKNLEVMDQNRILEDQLAELEEENRQLKEAKTKVSSVFGGLKKGKFW, encoded by the coding sequence ATGGAACAAGAGAGAATTGATACGTCTACATCTAAAGACTCTAATACTTCATTTGCAAGCGCAATGGATAATACCGGGACCTCACTTTCAGGAACCAATGAGGAAGAACGTGGTACTGTCAGAAACGAGACGGGAGAACAAGGTAATAGTGACCAATCAGGAACATCGCAAGAGCatgagaaggaggaaaatgtagatgaggaggatgaaGATTTATTTGCTGCATATGAGATAGATCATCCGGTCTCTCAACCTGGAAACGAGGAAACTGAGGCGGCAAATGCATCTGAGCATATACAACTAGAGGGATCTCGAGACGAACAAGAGGTTCAAAcgaaagaagaagatagTTCGTCAGTGAAACCAGACTTGCCACCGAGGGATACCACAACGGATGTACCAGTCTCTACAGGGAAGCCAGACTTGCCGCCAAGGGATGTCACCAATATGCCACGTTCAGAAGAAGCGTCAGAAGTCGACGCGGAGAAGGATGATCAATACACTGCTAACACATCGGTGGAGTCTGAGCATCCATCGGTTATAGTCAATACAAGAAGGAACAACATTGCAGGTGTACCGAAAACCCCAACCTGGTTTGATTTCGAACATGCAGGCACCGACATGTATACCAGCACATTAGATTCATTATCTTCGCCAGTAAACATGAACATGGCTTATACTAGATTCCAAGAGAATGAGGATAAGTTGCTGCAAAAGGAACCAGTGGAAAGAGATGACATTATGCACAGCCGTGATagtttgaagaagacgTTTAACGAGATCAAAACTGGAGTTAGTATTACCCAGAATGAACAGCTAATCAACCAGATTGATTGGGAGTTTTGGTCCgaagttttcaatgattATAGTAGCATTGTGAAAAACAAGCAATCTGAATTAAGGAAAAACATAACTAAGGGAATACCAATGGAATTAAGAGGAATGGCATGGCAGATTATCTGTGATTCCAACTCAATGAGATTAAAAGAGTTTTTCATAAATACACGGAACAGCAGatctgattttgaaaaactgaTCAGACGTGACTTGGCAAGGACACGGTTTATAAAGGATGCCCAAATCCgtgataaaattgaagagttaTTCAGTATTATCAAAACTTACAGCTTGTATGACCATGAAGTTGGATACACACAGGGCATGGCCTTTATAACAGTCCCGCTGTTAATGAATATGGAACCAGATGCTGCATTTTGCATGCTAGTTCGGCTGATGTTTACATACGGCTTTCGTGAGCTCTATTTACCGGAGATGCCAGGGTTGCACCTGAGAATTTACCAATTTGATAGATTAATGGAGGATACCCTACCGGAACTATACAATCATTTGGAAAaccaaaatatcaaatccTCAATGTATGCAATACAGTGGTTTATGACCTTGTTTGCCTACAAGTTCCCACTTGATATGGTATTGAGGATTTACGATGTTGTGGTTGCTGAAGGTTTAGagtcaattttgaaatttgcGTTGAatttaatgatgaagaatgAACAGCATTTGTTAACGCTAAAGTTTGATTCTTTGCTTGATTTTCTAAAGGAGAAGATCTTTTACTATTATCAAGAAACCCCAAATCCAAACGAGGAGACGGCTAATGAGGCCACATACCAAATCGATAAATTCATAAGCGATGCTATGGAGATCAACATCTTGCCGTTGACACTTCAAAGATATACTACCGAATTTGACGAAATTGACaagcttgaaaaattacGTGAAGAACAGGCCAAAGATTTACAGTCACAGAACGGTTTGTTAACAAAAGAGATTCGTAAAATTGAAGCCTTATATGCCGTTCTCAATAAAGAGCACGTTGAAATAGCGGATGAAATGATTCAAGGAAAGATCAAGATTGGGTCGTTGGAGGAAGAAAATCAGTTTTTAAAGGAGCAAATAGAACAATTGGAGACCCGATTGGCCAATCTCAAGGCAAATTCCGATACAAAGGTTGATTTCACAACATCTACCAAGGAAATCGGTACTGGACTCGATGAGGAGATCCAAAGTGCCATGGAGAAGAATCTCGAAGTGATGGACCAAAATAGGATTTTGGAAGATCAGTTGGCCGAGTTGGAAGAGGAGAACAGGCAGTTGAAAGAGGCGAAAACCAAGGTCAGTTCTGTCTTTGGCGGCCTGAAGAAGGGTAAATTCTGGTAG
- a CDS encoding uncharacterized protein (PKUD0E04150; similar to Saccharomyces cerevisiae YMR193W (MRPL24); ancestral locus Anc_6.282) yields MDAFRGVIKGVRGFSTTVCSSARAYKSVVNRQLKKTPEYKVGDPRSPRLWVPKEISKYPAYPYGESRLFKRSDRGLYGGQVVSFGNKVSEMGNRSRRSWLPNAIVKSLWSESLNKVIKMRLTARVLRTITKEGGLDNYLTKDKQARIKELGLFGWRLRHDVLKARALAKLPPRYQVFKKEDGSEVKVYFDGEYQGQPVKLTIGKRKLLQQLFPAVKNNTVGNLSFASFNVGRANKDIGEIMAECEKLNVDLKNYIL; encoded by the coding sequence ATGGATGCATTCAGAGGTGTCATTAAAGGAGTTCGTGGGTTTTCCACCACGGTTTGCAGTAGTGCACGTGCATACAAGAGTGTTGTCAACAGGCAGTTAAAGAAAACACCAGAGTACAAAGTTGGAGATCCGAGAAGCCCAAGACTATGGGTTCCAAAGGAGATTAGCAAATACCCAGCGTATCCATATGGGGAGTCCAGACTTTTCAAGAGAAGTGACAGAGGCCTCTATGGAGGACAAGTGGTTTCGTTTGGTAATAAGGTCAGTGAAATGGGCAATAGAAGTAGAAGATCGTGGTTGCCTAACGCGATTGTCAAGAGTCTATGGTCCGAATCTTTGAACAAGGTGATCAAGATGAGGTTAACAGCAAGGGTTTTGAGAACAATCACCAAGGAAGGTGGTTTAGACAACTACTTGACGAAGGACAAGCAGGCAAGAATTAAGGAGCTAGGACTATTTGGATGGAGACTAAGACACGACGTCCTAAAGGCTAGAGCATTGGCCAAGCTCCCTCCTAGATACCAGGTCTTCAAGAAGGAAGACGGTTCTGAAGTCAAAGTTTACTTTGATGGGGAATACCAAGGCCAACCAGTCAAACTAACCATCGGTAAGAGAAAGCTACTACAACAGTTATTCCCGGCTGTTAAGAATAATACCGTTGGTAATTTGTCATTTGCATCGTTCAACGTCGGACGTGCCAATAAGgatattggagaaatcatGGCCGaatgtgaaaaattgaatgttgatttgaagaactaCATTTTATAA
- a CDS encoding uncharacterized protein (PKUD0E04160; similar to Saccharomyces cerevisiae YMR194W (RPL36A) and YPL249C-A (RPL36B); ancestral locus Anc_6.283) produces MAASGIIIGSNKGHKVEAKAVPARQSFKKGSKSQRTTFVRSLIREVAGLAPYERRVVELIRNAGEKRAKKFAKKRLGTQKRALAKVEEMNAIIAQSRKH; encoded by the exons ATGGCTGCATCCG GTATCATTATTGGTTCTAACAAAGGCCACAAGGTCGAAGCAAAGGCTGTTCCAGCAAGACAATCCTTCAAGAAGGGTTCTAAGTCCCAAAGAACCACTTTTGTCAGATCTTTAATCAGAGAAGTTGCTGGTTTAGCACCATATGAAAGAAGAGTTGTTGAATTGATCAGAAACGCTGGTGAAAAGAGAGCAAAGAAGTTTGCAAAGAAGAGATTAGGTACTCAGAAGAGAGCTTTAGcaaaggttgaagaaatgaacGCAATCATTGCTCAATCCAGAAAGCACTAA
- a CDS encoding uncharacterized protein (PKUD0E04170), translating to MYKQVARLQAVARYSTEPKAAPPSFFHNQSVIPLKHGEAVKEATVAPDTVESGPKAMSLAAPAAPAAPLKPPTVFGGTSNGRDSQDYFSSYKEFCRGMAYLGVGIGVVYFMFDQHERLDESERHMKVMRKKQRELATQMQTYKSKLNKMAVENAKKNVLVQGKMQMHIALLRQQLEKAGMKPVSIEEAIDKFQESVKVEVVGNAVSLWVPGEDDIKRSIPDPHEYKK from the coding sequence ATGTACAAACAAGTTGCCCGTCTTCAGGCTGTTGCAAGGTACTCTACAGAGCCCAAGGCTGCGCCACCCAGTTTTTTCCACAATCAAAGTGTGATTCCATTGAAACACGGTGAAGCCGTCAAGGAGGCCACCGTGGCGCCAGACACCGTGGAGTCAGGGCCAAAGGCCATGTCATTGGCGGCACCGGCGGCACCGGCGGCACCATTGAAGCCACCTACTGTGTTTGGTGGAACAAGCAATGGACGGGATAGTCAGGACTATTTCAGCAGTTACAAGGAGTTTTGCAGAGGCATGGCGTATTTGGGAGTTGGGATAGGGGTTGTATATTTTATGTTTGACCAGCACGAGAGGTTGGATGAGAGTGAGCGGCACATGAAGGTGATGCGGAAGAAGCAACGTGAGCTGGCTACGCAGATGCAGACGTACAAGAGTAAGCTCAACAAGATGGCTGTGGAGAATGCCAAAAAGAACGTTCTAGTTCAGGGCAAGATGCAGATGCATATAGCGTTATTACGACAACAGTTGGAGAAGGCTGGAATGAAGCCTGTCTCTATAGAGGAGGCTATTGATAAGTTCCAGGAGAGCGTGAAGGTTGAAGTTGTTGGGAATGCTGTGTCGCTGTGGGTTCCCGGTGAGGACGACATCAAGCGGTCCATTCCGGATCCACACGAGTACAAGAAGTGA
- a CDS encoding uncharacterized protein (PKUD0E04180; similar to Saccharomyces cerevisiae YMR194C-B (CMC4); ancestral locus Anc_6.284): MSSTCTDPCKPQACAIQACLKRHGYDESKCTVLIDSLYECCSNFYRENGQEARSPCCPVPRLLEFKVEQRKQEQLDAKLIR; this comes from the coding sequence ATGTCGAGCACGTGCACAGACCCATGCAAACCACAAGCCTGTGCTATCCAAGCTTGTCTCAAACGACATGGGTACGATGAGTCGAAATGTACTGTCCTTATAGACTCTCTATATGAATGCTGCAGCAATTTCTATAGGGAGAATGGTCAAGAGGCACGGTCTCCATGCTGTCCCGTTCCACGACTTCTTGAGTTCAAGGTGGAACAGCGTAAACAGGAGCAGTTGGACGCCAAGCTTATAAGGTGA
- a CDS encoding uncharacterized protein (PKUD0E04190; Pfam Domains: PQ-loop(1.9e-35)), with product MLDILADHISPSPLREQLSSVFGSISFACWLILMVPQLVEQWRLKTVEGISPFFLLMWASGDVFNFLGAIWGGLLPEVILIAFWFLFADFGTLAFYFYISKYYDHAKHGKHGKLHHHHLNHSNTEVVESTPLNVPGDLEYGVLGDDSGIHHSNATDDHHNIDNHNHNHHHHHNERRKSSTIEDVVYEPERHSVFVRIVLPLLLVIAAGTFGSILSPNASVSSLTNGSSTATANDLVPQICGYLSAILYLTARFPQIYHNYKKQSTEGLSLLFFLLTMLGNITYSLQIFAYSTDPQYIMLNMSWLLGSAGTIVEDLIIVAQFYMYRNNHNL from the coding sequence ATGTTGGACATCTTGGCAGATCATATCTCTCCCTCTCCACTCCGTGAGCAACTCTCATCCGTTTTCGGGTCCATTTCCTTTGCATGCTGGCTCATTTTGATGGTTCCACAGCTCGTTGAACAATGGCGCCTCAAAACAGTAGAGGGCATTTCAcctttcttcttgctgATGTGGGCATCCGGTGACGTCTTTAACTTTCTAGGCGCAATTTGGGGCGGTCTCTTACCTGAAGTCATTCTAATTGCCTTTTGGTTCTTGTTTGCCGATTTTGGAACCTTGGCTTTCTATTTTTACATCTCCAAATACTACGACCATGCCAAACATGGGAAACACGGGAAacttcaccatcatcatctcaATCATAGCAACACAGAGGTTGTTGAATCGACACCTTTAAATGTGCCCGGCGATCTGGAATACGGCGTCCTTGGAGATGACAGTGGCATTCATCATAGCAATGCCACTGATGACCACCACAACATTGATAACCACAACcataatcatcatcatcatcataatgAAAGACGCAAATCTTCTACTATAGAAGACGTCGTCTATGAACCAGAGAGACATTCCGTATTTGTCAGAATCGTGCTCCCGCTGTTGCTTGTCATTGCTGCTGGCACTTTTGGCTCGATATTGTCTCCAAACGCTTCCGTTTCCTCCCTGACAAATGGTTCGTCCACTGCTACTGCCAATGATCTGGTTCCGCAAATCTGTGGTTATTTGTCCGCAATACTGTATCTCACTGCAAGATTCCCGCAGATATACCACAACTACAAGAAACAGTCTACGGAAGGCCTCTCTCTacttttcttcctcttgaCTATGCTGGGCAACATCACCTACAGTTTGCAGATCTTCGCATATAGCACCGATCCCCAATACATCATGCTAAACATGAGCTGGTTGCTCGGGTCTGCAGGGACCATCGTAGAAGACCTCATCATCGTGGCCCAGTTCTACATGTATAGAAACAACCACAATCTATAG